In the Flavobacterium sp. 90 genome, AGAAAATTTCTCAGGTATAATCGTCAAAAAAAAGCTTAATTTATTGACAATTAGCCTCGGAACTATGTACTAAAAAAGTATAACGCGTTGTTCTAATTAATTTCGAATCCGTATTTTTTAAGGATATCTTTTATTTTTGCTACACTTCCCATTTCCAGAATATCTTCCATTTCGATAGAGATATTATAAGTGCTTTCGAGTTCTTCTACCAAAACTAAATGACTCATAGAATCCCATTCGGCAATAGCCTGATATTCTAATTGGTCGTTTACTGCTTCAACAGGAATTTCAAAAGCTCTTGCAAATACTCCGTGTAATTGTTCTATTGTACTCATTTTATAGTATTAAAATTAAATTGATATTTTTATGTGTTGATTTTTTTTACGCAGATTTTAAAAAGATTTAGCGGAATTATTGTCATTCCGACAGAGGAGGAATCCCCACAAGAAACTAACGCACAGTACTTTTCTTAAATTGTCGAGCTACTTGCGGAGATTCCTCGTTCCTCGGAATGACAAAAACAGACCAAAATCCTTATACTACTCAGTTAAATCTGCTTAATCTGCAAAATCTGCGTGAAACAAAATTTTAAACCTTAGTATGTTTCCATTTTCCTTTTCGAAAGACAATTATACAGGCAACCGCCAATACAATTTCAGACAAAAGAATGGCTGTAAAAACACCATTTGATCCCAGTTCAAAAGAAATTCCTAAAGCATACGCCAGCGGAATCTGAACGATATAAAACATTAAAATATAAAGCCAGGTTACGACTTTGACTTCGCCTGCAGCATTTAAAGCTCTTGAAATAACCATTGTATATCCCAGAAGTATATATGCCATCGAAATAAAATGGATATATCTTGTACTAAAGGAAATCACTTCGGGAATATCTGTGAAGATTTTGACCACGGGAACAGCGAGGAAAATCCACGAAATTCCAATTAAAACCAAGAATCCCATATTTAGCATTCCGGCTCTCCAAACTGATTTTTCGGCTCGATCGGGTTGTTTTGCGCCAAGATTTTGTCCGGTTAATATTCCGGCTGCATTTCCTAATCCCCAGGCTGGCATTGTCGCAATCGAAGTTACTCTTTGTGCCAGAATGTATCCCGCCAATGCATTAGGTCCAAAATGCGACATAATCTTAATCATAAATACCCAACTTGAAGCAGGAATTATAAATTGAACTGTTCCGCCAAAAGCCAGTTTTCCTATTCTTTTGAAAATAGCCAGATTAAAGACCATTTGTGCCAAACCGATTTTCATGACTGTTTTGCCTCTTATTAAATACCAAGCCTGATAAAGTACGCCAATAACTCGGGCAATTAATGTCGCTAATCCTACGCCTAATAGACCGTAAGCGGGAATTGGTCCCCATCCGAAAATGAAAATTGGACATAGAATAATATTGATTGCATTTGACACCCAAAGTATTCTCATCGCCGTAGAAGCATCGCCCGCGCCACGAAAGATTCCGTTGATTA is a window encoding:
- a CDS encoding acyl carrier protein, whose protein sequence is MSTIEQLHGVFARAFEIPVEAVNDQLEYQAIAEWDSMSHLVLVEELESTYNISIEMEDILEMGSVAKIKDILKKYGFEIN
- a CDS encoding MATE family efflux transporter, which encodes MKEAILKTRSFFSLLRRSLAGSESNFTSGSINKTIILLSVPMVAELLMESLFVCSNLFFVSRLGTNAISIAGATTTFITFCYSVSIGLGIAASAMISRRIGEKKFKAAGQTAMQVIYVTTPIAALISVVCTIWATDIMSAMGLSAEMVQEGTSYGIVMFASSGFLILRIVINGIFRGAGDASTAMRILWVSNAINIILCPIFIFGWGPIPAYGLLGVGLATLIARVIGVLYQAWYLIRGKTVMKIGLAQMVFNLAIFKRIGKLAFGGTVQFIIPASSWVFMIKIMSHFGPNALAGYILAQRVTSIATMPAWGLGNAAGILTGQNLGAKQPDRAEKSVWRAGMLNMGFLVLIGISWIFLAVPVVKIFTDIPEVISFSTRYIHFISMAYILLGYTMVISRALNAAGEVKVVTWLYILMFYIVQIPLAYALGISFELGSNGVFTAILLSEIVLAVACIIVFRKGKWKHTKV